One region of Vallitalea okinawensis genomic DNA includes:
- a CDS encoding ABC transporter permease produces MVSKINQFIQRFYLAIIFIFLYAPIAVLIIFSFNESRSRARFDGFTLKWYINMFKDPQIMDALYYTLIIAILSSLIATIIGTAAAIGISHMKKLERSTLMNLAYLPMLNADIVTGISLMLLFIFIGLSFGMTTMLLAHITFNIPYVILAVLPKIKQLDQHVYEAALDLGATPFDAYRKVIIPEIMPGIISGALIAFTMSFDDFVISFFTAGNGVSNLSIVIYSMAKRGVKPEINALSSIMFISVLTLLLIVNKLSSSNEKAQRN; encoded by the coding sequence ATGGTAAGTAAAATCAATCAATTTATACAAAGATTCTATTTAGCAATCATATTTATATTCTTATATGCACCTATAGCAGTCCTAATCATCTTCTCATTTAATGAATCACGCTCCAGAGCTAGATTTGACGGGTTTACTTTAAAGTGGTATATCAACATGTTTAAAGACCCACAAATCATGGATGCACTTTACTATACTTTAATTATAGCAATACTCTCATCATTAATAGCTACTATCATTGGTACTGCTGCAGCTATTGGTATTAGTCATATGAAAAAGTTAGAGCGTTCTACACTGATGAATCTGGCTTATTTACCTATGCTTAATGCTGATATTGTTACAGGTATATCATTAATGCTTCTCTTTATCTTTATTGGTTTAAGCTTTGGCATGACAACCATGTTATTAGCTCACATAACTTTTAATATTCCCTACGTCATCCTAGCTGTACTTCCTAAAATAAAGCAGTTAGATCAGCATGTATATGAAGCCGCTCTGGATCTTGGTGCAACACCTTTTGATGCCTATAGAAAAGTCATTATCCCAGAAATCATGCCAGGTATTATTTCAGGTGCACTTATTGCTTTTACCATGTCCTTTGATGACTTTGTGATTAGTTTCTTTACTGCAGGTAATGGTGTATCCAATCTATCCATCGTTATCTACTCCATGGCTAAACGGGGAGTTAAACCTGAAATAAACGCTCTATCCTCCATCATGTTTATATCAGTGTTAACCTTATTACTCATTGTCAATAAACTAAGCTCATCCAATGAAAAAGCACAGAGAAATTAA
- a CDS encoding ABC transporter substrate-binding protein, with protein MKKTLTSLYLLLIITLFAGCGSQQESINVYNYGKYIDPGVLEIFEEETGIKVNYENYETNEEMYQKVKAGASQYDVIFPSDYMVERMASEGLLLELDKDQLSNFENIMDDFLALPYDSTNTYSVPYFWGTLGILYNTTMVDETVDNWDILWNPEYDKNILMQSSMRDAFAVALKSLGYSLNTKDMTELEAAKQKLIDQSPLVYAYVVDQAQDMMIGNEAALAVIYSGEAYYAMDANPDLAYAIPEEGSNIWVDNMCIPSTTDNKEGAQLFINFMLRPDVAYSNANYVGYPTTNQVTYDDMIPEKMKNHPALYSTDAAHVDVEFLKDLGDFNPIYDEMWTEILTN; from the coding sequence ATGAAAAAAACACTCACATCATTATATCTTCTACTCATCATCACATTATTTGCTGGATGTGGTAGTCAGCAAGAATCTATCAACGTTTATAATTATGGTAAATATATTGACCCAGGTGTTTTAGAAATCTTTGAAGAAGAAACAGGTATCAAAGTTAATTATGAAAACTATGAAACTAATGAAGAAATGTATCAAAAAGTAAAGGCTGGAGCTAGTCAATATGATGTTATTTTCCCATCTGATTATATGGTGGAAAGAATGGCTTCAGAAGGTTTACTTTTGGAGCTTGATAAAGATCAGCTTTCTAACTTTGAGAATATTATGGATGACTTTTTAGCATTACCATACGATTCAACCAATACTTATTCTGTACCATATTTCTGGGGAACTCTAGGCATCCTTTACAATACTACAATGGTAGATGAAACTGTTGATAATTGGGATATTCTTTGGAATCCTGAATACGATAAGAACATTTTAATGCAAAGCAGCATGCGTGATGCATTTGCCGTTGCATTAAAGTCGTTAGGCTACTCTCTCAACACGAAAGATATGACTGAATTAGAAGCAGCTAAGCAAAAACTCATTGATCAGAGTCCTCTAGTCTATGCCTATGTGGTTGACCAAGCTCAAGATATGATGATTGGTAATGAAGCTGCATTAGCAGTGATTTACTCCGGCGAAGCTTATTACGCTATGGATGCCAATCCCGATTTAGCTTATGCCATTCCAGAAGAAGGCAGTAATATCTGGGTTGATAATATGTGTATTCCATCCACTACAGATAATAAAGAAGGCGCACAGCTCTTCATCAATTTTATGCTCAGACCAGACGTTGCCTATTCAAACGCCAATTATGTAGGTTACCCAACAACCAATCAAGTAACCTATGATGATATGATACCGGAGAAAATGAAAAACCATCCAGCCCTTTATTCTACTGATGCTGCTCATGTAGACGTAGAGTTCTTAAAAGACTTAGGAGACTTTAATCCAATATACGATGAAATGTGGACTGAAATATTAACAAACTAA
- a CDS encoding sulfatase-like hydrolase/transferase, with protein MNRNNTKKQVVFIMTDTQRKDMLGCYGNPDMKTPALDALASKGMRFEKAYTCQPVCGPARSALFTGTYPHSNGSWGNSMPIGDNVRTIGQRLNGEGIHTAYIGKWHVDGGDYFGLGQCPDGWDADYWYDMRNYLEELTDEERLLSRQTSLMNETDVAREFTFGHRCSNRAIDFIEQCKEEDFFLVVSYDEPHGPFICPQPYADMYKDYQFPKSKNLWDDLSNKPEHHVAWAGDRLQLNKDTLDMNFQYYLGCNSFVDDEIGRVIQTIHEQIPNALVIYTSDHGDLLYSHSLMNKGAAMYDEITNIPLIMMCNEFIESGQINTDPVSHIDMVPTIMHYFDLQQSKLFEGHSIIPTLQVGERVNDTIYIEFSRYEVDHDGFGGFQPIRCAFDGRYKLVINLLATDELYDLEIDPGEMDNLIDNNEYSSIRDDIHNRLLNWMNETRDPFRGYYWERRPWRKDAREASWDYTLMTRQREAEYEPRQLDYGTGLEMVDATRLKG; from the coding sequence ATGAATCGGAATAATACAAAGAAACAAGTCGTATTTATTATGACTGATACACAGAGAAAAGATATGCTGGGGTGTTATGGAAATCCAGATATGAAAACCCCAGCGCTTGATGCACTAGCTAGTAAGGGTATGCGTTTTGAAAAGGCATATACGTGCCAACCTGTTTGTGGTCCCGCTAGATCGGCATTGTTTACGGGTACTTATCCTCATTCTAATGGAAGCTGGGGGAACAGTATGCCAATAGGGGATAATGTGAGAACAATAGGACAGAGACTGAATGGAGAAGGGATTCATACTGCTTATATAGGTAAATGGCATGTTGATGGAGGCGATTACTTTGGTTTAGGGCAATGTCCAGATGGTTGGGATGCTGACTATTGGTATGATATGCGTAATTATTTAGAAGAATTAACAGATGAAGAACGCTTACTCTCAAGACAAACTAGCTTGATGAATGAAACAGATGTTGCAAGAGAATTTACATTTGGTCATCGCTGTTCCAATCGTGCAATTGATTTTATTGAACAGTGTAAAGAAGAGGATTTCTTCTTGGTCGTATCCTATGATGAACCACATGGACCCTTTATATGTCCACAACCCTATGCAGACATGTATAAGGATTACCAATTTCCAAAATCAAAAAATCTATGGGATGATTTAAGTAACAAGCCAGAACATCATGTTGCCTGGGCTGGTGATAGACTACAATTAAATAAGGACACACTTGACATGAATTTTCAATATTATTTGGGATGTAATTCTTTTGTTGATGATGAGATTGGTCGCGTTATTCAGACAATTCATGAACAGATTCCAAATGCTTTAGTGATTTATACATCTGATCATGGCGATCTATTATATTCTCATTCATTAATGAATAAGGGAGCAGCAATGTATGATGAGATTACTAATATCCCTCTTATTATGATGTGCAATGAATTCATAGAATCTGGACAGATCAATACTGATCCTGTATCCCATATTGATATGGTGCCCACCATTATGCATTATTTTGATTTACAACAATCTAAGCTTTTTGAAGGACATAGTATAATACCTACGCTACAAGTTGGAGAACGTGTTAACGATACGATCTATATAGAATTTAGTCGTTATGAAGTTGATCATGATGGATTTGGAGGATTCCAACCTATTCGATGTGCATTTGATGGTCGCTATAAGCTAGTTATTAACTTATTAGCAACGGATGAATTATATGATCTTGAAATTGATCCAGGAGAAATGGATAATCTGATTGATAATAATGAATACAGTTCCATTCGCGATGACATACATAATCGTCTACTTAATTGGATGAATGAAACCAGAGATCCCTTCAGAGGTTATTATTGGGAAAGACGTCCATGGAGAAAAGATGCAAGGGAGGCTTCATGGGATTATACATTAATGACACGTCAACGTGAAGCAGAGTACGAGCCTAGACAATTGGATTATGGTACAGGATTAGAGATGGTGGATGCGACACGTCTTAAAGGCTAG
- a CDS encoding AraC family transcriptional regulator gives MKNFPLHIAEINPYIRKAGYETSSNWHGQKRRIYDHEFIFAEKGKGIITINDRSYPIQPGALFLIKPDTSHYFDIKDTDGAVYWIHFDYFYRHDVMDLNRLVQNERSVLFNQHLPNHNLLRYEPVFEKGFALSDYMLVKDIKTISSIFKTIILLHEKKEALWELQAKIQLLQLFEYLFHHHLTRDTSTQIVDLCPYLVAYIEKNYYKKISLSHLSHVTGYHADYISKKFKQEIGMNITVYIHTVRIAHAKDLLLNTDYSISYISNLVGYSDLYYFSKMMKKYVGMSPTTFRNSH, from the coding sequence ATGAAGAATTTTCCTTTACATATAGCAGAGATAAATCCCTATATAAGAAAAGCAGGCTATGAGACATCCAGTAACTGGCATGGGCAAAAGAGGAGGATCTATGATCATGAATTTATCTTCGCTGAAAAGGGTAAAGGCATCATTACCATAAATGATCGTTCCTATCCAATACAACCTGGTGCCCTTTTCTTAATCAAGCCGGATACATCTCATTATTTTGATATAAAAGATACTGATGGTGCAGTCTATTGGATTCATTTTGATTATTTTTATCGCCATGACGTTATGGATCTTAATCGTCTTGTGCAAAATGAAAGAAGTGTTTTGTTTAATCAACACTTGCCTAATCACAATCTATTAAGATACGAACCTGTTTTTGAAAAGGGTTTTGCATTGTCTGATTATATGTTAGTAAAAGATATTAAAACAATCTCTTCAATATTTAAAACTATTATTTTGCTTCATGAAAAAAAAGAAGCTCTATGGGAGCTTCAGGCAAAAATTCAACTTCTTCAATTATTTGAATACCTATTTCATCATCATCTTACAAGAGACACATCAACCCAAATAGTGGATTTATGCCCCTATCTGGTGGCTTATATTGAAAAAAATTATTACAAAAAAATAAGCCTCTCACATCTCTCTCATGTAACAGGCTATCATGCTGATTATATTAGTAAGAAATTTAAACAAGAAATAGGTATGAATATTACAGTTTATATTCATACTGTTCGCATAGCTCACGCAAAAGATTTACTACTCAATACGGATTACTCGATTAGTTATATTAGTAACCTTGTTGGTTACTCAGATCTTTATTACTTCAGCAAAATGATGAAGAAATATGTAGGTATGAGCCCAACAACTTTTAGAAATTCTCATTAA
- a CDS encoding GNAT family N-acetyltransferase, giving the protein MILEVLQPEDASIVLDYYIRNRSFLEPWESRRDYPFYSLEYQKILLELEYKKIMDSKSLRYWLFKKEDYKKKVIGNFGLSNIIRGTFQSCYLGYKLDKEEEGHGYMSEALKACIHIAFHDMGLHRMEANIMPHNKRSSHVVERLGFSFEGMSSRFLNINGIWEDHLRYALINENF; this is encoded by the coding sequence TTGATTTTAGAAGTTTTACAACCTGAAGATGCTTCTATAGTCCTTGACTATTACATTCGTAATAGAAGCTTTCTTGAACCATGGGAGTCAAGGAGGGATTATCCCTTTTACTCTTTGGAGTATCAGAAAATTTTATTGGAATTGGAATATAAAAAAATAATGGATAGTAAGTCCTTACGGTATTGGCTTTTTAAAAAGGAAGATTATAAGAAAAAAGTTATTGGGAACTTTGGTCTTAGCAATATTATCCGTGGTACATTTCAATCCTGCTATTTAGGTTATAAACTGGATAAAGAAGAAGAAGGTCATGGCTATATGTCAGAAGCATTAAAAGCTTGCATCCATATTGCTTTTCATGATATGGGATTGCATCGAATGGAAGCTAATATTATGCCTCATAACAAGAGGTCATCCCATGTTGTGGAAAGACTAGGGTTTTCTTTCGAGGGAATGTCTTCAAGATTTTTGAACATTAACGGTATCTGGGAAGATCATCTTAGGTATGCATTAATTAATGAGAATTTCTAA
- the queA gene encoding tRNA preQ1(34) S-adenosylmethionine ribosyltransferase-isomerase QueA, with the protein MKTSDFYFDLPEELIAQYPLEDRTSSKLLVLDKDSGAIEHKVFRDIIDYFNPGDCLVLNNTKVLPARLIGAKEGSGGKVEFLLLNKKENNQWEVMVKPGKKAKPGARIQFGDGRLMASVNEVMEGGNRLVTFEHEGIFEQVLDELGQMPLPPYITAELEDQDRYQTVYAKHRGSAAAPTAGLHFTDQLLEKIRAKGVEVAYVTLHVGLGTFRPVKVENIDEHDMHAEYYFIEEEEAYKINRTKENSGRVIAVGTTSSRTLESVADQNGKIAAGSGWTDIFIYPGYQFKAVNALITNFHLPESTLIMLVSALASKENIMNAYTTAVKERYRFFSFGDAMFIK; encoded by the coding sequence ATGAAAACATCAGATTTTTATTTTGATTTACCAGAAGAACTAATAGCTCAGTATCCATTGGAAGACCGGACAAGTTCAAAGCTTTTAGTCTTAGATAAAGATTCAGGTGCTATTGAGCACAAAGTATTTAGAGATATTATAGATTATTTCAACCCTGGTGACTGCCTGGTCCTTAATAATACAAAAGTATTACCTGCACGACTCATAGGCGCCAAGGAAGGGTCTGGGGGAAAGGTAGAATTTCTTCTTTTGAATAAGAAAGAGAATAATCAATGGGAAGTTATGGTGAAACCAGGGAAAAAAGCGAAACCAGGAGCAAGGATTCAGTTTGGCGACGGTAGATTGATGGCATCTGTGAATGAAGTTATGGAAGGTGGTAATCGTTTAGTCACCTTTGAACATGAAGGCATCTTTGAACAAGTATTAGATGAGTTGGGGCAAATGCCTTTACCTCCATACATTACTGCTGAACTAGAAGATCAAGACCGTTATCAGACAGTTTATGCTAAACACCGTGGGTCTGCAGCTGCGCCGACGGCAGGATTACATTTTACTGATCAGCTATTAGAAAAGATTAGAGCAAAAGGTGTAGAAGTTGCTTACGTAACACTTCATGTTGGATTAGGTACATTTAGACCTGTTAAAGTAGAAAATATTGATGAACATGATATGCATGCTGAATATTATTTTATTGAAGAAGAAGAAGCATATAAAATTAATAGGACCAAAGAAAATAGTGGACGCGTTATCGCTGTTGGGACAACAAGTTCTAGAACATTGGAATCTGTTGCTGATCAAAATGGAAAAATCGCAGCAGGTAGCGGATGGACAGATATTTTCATCTATCCAGGGTATCAGTTTAAAGCGGTAAATGCCTTAATTACCAATTTCCATTTACCTGAGTCCACGCTGATCATGTTAGTTTCTGCATTAGCCAGTAAAGAAAATATAATGAATGCCTATACAACTGCTGTTAAAGAAAGATATAGATTCTTTAGTTTTGGCGATGCTATGTTCATCAAATGA
- a CDS encoding sensor histidine kinase — protein sequence MKRNSITFKLFSISLIFIIGLLVILGLFQNYLLSDYYTTTKINQLEDNLDDFIEEFLNNQWTEEKLYWELEKFSIQNNASLAVMDSSYFSTSSDFTNDYVVTIEDGNGSSYDVIIDPYFQDEVMYGRLPEKGDEIEVIGFYYEGDFYTQSYYYPVEIILNGISFKDELIYSNEELKSEEELLTDGNLNGEDTIHNEMEDLVTVKGSVVDSDYFFFEEKNANEVIYNTDDFTIYEDPYSSIKYVSIVTTVEKDGMPIQFYLDATLQPVDEAKGIINQYYLVFFIIAILLSLVIAYFFSKMFTRPIVVLNNIAKDMADMNFDKKSPIQSNDEIGMLSESINILSTNLKSALEELTDANVQLKEDIELRVKQEEVRKEFVANVSHDLKTPLGIIKTYAEAIKDGIKKEKSNYYLDVILDEIGFMNSLVMDMLKLSKIESGAVELIKEKLPVKLLLDDVVSYYKPILEEKNMSIHYGGKNFEAVMDKKLMIQVINNLLSNVIDHGNEGTQIEIYMDEVNQRLYFANEGPLIEDREMEKIWDRFYKTEKSRNRALGGTGIGLAIVKSIIESHSFTYGVKNRKNGVEFWIQLKTS from the coding sequence ATGAAGCGTAATAGCATTACTTTTAAGTTATTCTCCATCAGTCTTATTTTCATTATTGGGTTATTAGTCATTTTGGGCCTCTTTCAAAACTATTTATTATCTGATTATTATACAACGACTAAGATTAATCAGTTAGAAGACAACTTAGATGATTTCATAGAAGAGTTTCTAAATAACCAATGGACCGAAGAGAAACTGTATTGGGAATTGGAGAAGTTCTCCATTCAAAATAATGCCAGCTTAGCTGTGATGGACAGTAGCTATTTCTCTACCAGTAGTGATTTTACAAATGATTATGTGGTAACTATTGAAGATGGGAATGGTTCATCATATGATGTAATCATAGACCCCTATTTTCAAGATGAGGTAATGTATGGGCGACTACCTGAAAAAGGAGATGAAATTGAAGTAATAGGTTTTTATTACGAGGGAGATTTTTACACCCAATCTTATTACTACCCTGTTGAAATTATCCTGAACGGTATTAGTTTTAAAGATGAATTAATATACAGTAATGAGGAACTCAAATCAGAAGAAGAGTTGCTTACTGATGGTAACCTTAACGGTGAAGATACCATACACAATGAAATGGAAGATTTAGTAACCGTAAAAGGAAGTGTTGTTGATAGCGATTATTTTTTCTTTGAAGAGAAAAATGCAAATGAAGTTATCTATAATACGGATGATTTTACAATCTATGAAGATCCGTATTCGAGCATAAAATATGTAAGTATAGTAACAACTGTAGAAAAAGATGGAATGCCGATACAGTTTTATTTAGATGCTACATTACAACCTGTTGATGAGGCTAAGGGTATTATCAATCAGTATTACTTAGTCTTTTTTATCATTGCTATTCTCCTATCATTAGTCATAGCCTACTTTTTTTCTAAGATGTTCACACGACCAATTGTTGTACTGAATAATATAGCAAAAGATATGGCGGATATGAACTTTGATAAGAAATCACCTATTCAATCAAATGATGAAATTGGCATGCTATCAGAGAGTATAAATATCTTATCTACAAATTTGAAAAGTGCATTAGAGGAATTAACTGATGCGAATGTACAGCTTAAAGAGGACATTGAATTGAGAGTTAAGCAAGAAGAAGTACGTAAAGAATTTGTAGCAAATGTCTCTCATGATTTAAAAACACCTCTAGGTATCATAAAGACCTATGCTGAAGCAATTAAAGATGGTATAAAGAAAGAAAAATCAAATTACTATTTAGATGTTATATTGGATGAAATCGGATTTATGAATAGTCTTGTAATGGATATGTTGAAGTTATCCAAAATTGAATCAGGAGCTGTCGAACTAATCAAAGAAAAACTACCCGTCAAGCTCTTATTAGATGATGTAGTTAGCTATTATAAACCTATATTAGAAGAAAAGAACATGTCCATTCATTATGGAGGGAAGAATTTCGAAGCAGTAATGGATAAGAAATTAATGATACAGGTCATTAATAATCTCTTGTCCAATGTGATCGATCATGGTAATGAGGGAACCCAAATAGAGATTTACATGGATGAAGTCAATCAAAGGCTTTATTTTGCCAATGAAGGACCGTTGATAGAAGATAGAGAAATGGAAAAGATTTGGGATAGATTCTATAAGACAGAGAAATCACGAAACCGTGCTTTAGGTGGAACAGGTATAGGATTGGCCATAGTGAAAAGTATAATTGAGTCGCATAGTTTTACTTATGGTGTCAAAAACCGTAAAAATGGGGTTGAGTTCTGGATACAGCTAAAAACTTCGTAG
- a CDS encoding response regulator transcription factor — translation MKKTVLIVEDEKLMRDILKDYFEIEGYNVIEAENGIDALQQYEEHNVDLIILDIMMPMLDGYSVCRKIREKSDVLIIIITARGEDDDQLLGFDLGADEYVVKPFSPKVLVARARQLLKRISTVTPISDLVIKDKIEINKGAYSVKVNNQLLDLAPKEFDILLYLIENEGYVLTREKLLDQVWGYDFFGDTRVVDTHIKKLRKKLEDQAKHIHTVIRVGYKFEVIMDEA, via the coding sequence GTGAAAAAGACAGTTTTAATAGTTGAAGATGAAAAGCTAATGAGAGATATTCTTAAGGACTATTTTGAAATTGAAGGATATAATGTAATCGAAGCAGAGAATGGTATTGATGCACTTCAACAATATGAAGAACATAATGTGGATTTAATTATTCTTGATATCATGATGCCCATGTTAGATGGTTATTCTGTATGCAGAAAAATACGTGAGAAATCAGATGTGCTCATAATCATCATTACTGCTAGGGGAGAGGATGACGATCAATTACTGGGGTTTGATTTAGGAGCAGATGAATATGTGGTGAAACCATTCAGTCCAAAGGTACTTGTAGCTAGGGCAAGACAATTATTAAAACGCATATCTACCGTAACACCTATTTCTGATCTTGTCATCAAAGACAAAATAGAAATTAATAAAGGGGCTTATTCTGTGAAAGTTAACAATCAGTTACTAGATCTGGCACCAAAGGAGTTCGATATCCTCCTTTATCTTATTGAAAATGAAGGATATGTTCTGACGCGAGAAAAGTTATTGGACCAAGTATGGGGCTATGACTTTTTTGGAGATACAAGAGTTGTAGATACCCATATCAAAAAGCTTCGCAAAAAATTAGAAGATCAGGCTAAACATATACATACTGTTATACGAGTTGGTTATAAGTTTGAGGTGATAATGGATGAAGCGTAA
- a CDS encoding thioredoxin family protein: MDIKVLGSTQNTKSTLLTNNLEAAIHQLDINLTYESIKDLAAMNQYGVFEIPALVINDEIKTKGRIPSVEEVKELILALP; encoded by the coding sequence ATGGATATCAAAGTTTTAGGATCTACTCAGAATACCAAAAGTACTTTATTAACTAATAATTTAGAAGCTGCTATTCATCAGTTAGATATTAACCTTACATATGAATCCATTAAAGATCTTGCAGCAATGAATCAATATGGAGTTTTTGAAATCCCAGCACTTGTTATCAATGATGAGATAAAGACTAAAGGTAGAATTCCTTCTGTAGAAGAAGTAAAGGAGCTGATACTTGCACTCCCATAG
- a CDS encoding PspA/IM30 family protein has protein sequence MGIFKRLSNLAKAKANNVLDDLENPIEMLDLKIKETEERLHRAKVASAQVLGNTSEIKAKRDKAHKEMEDYLGKAKIAKEKGTMDLARKALVKKMEAERQYNLLKEQAEQAEVQAEELKTRLKQMENELGKLRQYRDEAVARMQNAEASEQVNSILVDLGSNEDELTIDAIERKISKKENYAIGLGELREESIDEELAKLDLSSIDDELEKL, from the coding sequence ATGGGTATCTTTAAGAGATTATCAAATTTAGCAAAAGCCAAAGCTAATAATGTTTTGGATGACCTTGAAAATCCTATTGAGATGTTGGACTTAAAAATAAAAGAAACAGAAGAAAGATTGCATAGAGCAAAAGTAGCATCTGCTCAAGTTCTAGGTAACACAAGTGAAATAAAAGCCAAGAGAGACAAGGCTCACAAAGAAATGGAAGATTATTTAGGTAAAGCCAAAATTGCAAAAGAAAAAGGAACTATGGATCTTGCAAGGAAAGCACTTGTAAAGAAAATGGAAGCTGAGCGACAGTATAATCTTTTAAAAGAGCAAGCTGAACAAGCAGAAGTACAAGCAGAAGAATTGAAAACAAGATTAAAGCAAATGGAAAATGAACTTGGTAAATTGAGACAATACCGTGATGAGGCTGTAGCTAGAATGCAAAATGCAGAAGCTTCTGAGCAAGTGAATAGCATATTGGTGGATTTAGGAAGCAATGAAGATGAACTTACTATAGATGCCATTGAAAGAAAAATATCTAAAAAGGAAAATTATGCTATAGGGCTTGGTGAACTAAGAGAAGAAAGCATAGATGAAGAACTTGCAAAGCTTGATTTATCTAGTATTGATGATGAATTAGAAAAGCTATAA
- a CDS encoding GNAT family N-acetyltransferase, protein MRLQGNLVRLRDYREGDLELVHQYINDAEVTVNLRPGILYPLTPNDEKKFIESQSGMSSGKYSFAIETLDGEYIGGCGVNEIDWKNSYTVVGIFIGNKDYHNSGYGTDAMNILIDFIFNEMNLNKIKLKVYSFNKRAIRCYEKCGFKQEGVLRQEIFRNGSYHDQIVMGLLRSEYKSM, encoded by the coding sequence ATGCGTTTACAAGGGAATTTAGTTCGTTTAAGAGATTATAGAGAAGGTGATTTGGAACTGGTACATCAATACATCAATGATGCAGAGGTAACGGTTAATCTAAGACCAGGTATCTTGTACCCCCTTACACCAAATGATGAAAAGAAATTTATTGAAAGTCAAAGTGGCATGAGTTCAGGTAAATATAGCTTTGCTATCGAAACATTAGACGGTGAATATATCGGTGGTTGTGGTGTTAATGAAATTGACTGGAAAAATAGTTATACAGTAGTTGGTATTTTTATAGGAAATAAAGATTATCATAATTCAGGTTATGGTACAGATGCTATGAACATATTGATCGACTTTATCTTTAATGAAATGAACTTGAATAAAATTAAGTTAAAGGTCTATTCCTTCAATAAAAGAGCTATTCGATGTTATGAAAAATGCGGTTTTAAACAAGAAGGTGTATTACGCCAAGAAATCTTTAGAAATGGTAGTTATCACGACCAAATTGTTATGGGATTGTTGCGTTCTGAGTACAAAAGCATGTAA